The Asterias rubens chromosome 16, eAstRub1.3, whole genome shotgun sequence region ATTTGTATGCACTGTGTAGTGCAGTGTGAGTAACATTACTTTAAAGGTTTATAACCCAATGCGTTAGGTAATTAACTTTGCAAGTTTTTGTTAACCAAGTGCATTCTTCACTATTGTTTCCTACTCAcattaagcaaatgtttgtacTGTAAAAATCTAAGGTTCCTCAGAGTCAGAacataatgtttaaaaatgaagaagacaaaaatgaaGACTTGCACAATCGGTGATACCATGGTCGGTGATATACACactttaaatttgtgtttctgaAATGAAGACCAAAATATTTTCCTTTACagtctcaggcctgtatgcttcgtttttgaaagggcaagggcaccaaggcattttctcctaggtaaagggcaccctatgactatgagcatttcaaggggaccaaggcaatgaccaggggcaacggaggcaattgcctccgttgcctccgtgaagtatcaggcctgcagtctGGTTTCATGTTCAGCAGTTGAATCATGGTTGAATGATTGTAAGAAAGGATATTGACCAATTAACAGTTTCACCTTTAATCAAACAAACAGGTAGCGGAATTGGAAGACTCTTGGCTCACAAGTTCTCCGATCTTGGTGCGACGCTTGTTCTATGGGACGTCAACGAGACTGGTAACCAGGAGACAGCCAACCAGGTCCGAGAAAATGGCGGAACTGTCCATGACTACACTGTGGACATTAGCGTCAGTGATAATGTGTATAATGCAGCAGAGATTGTCAAGAGAGATGTTGGTGATGTGAGTCGACTACCTTgaactcttggtggcagcaacCACTGCGGTTGTACGTGGGTTGTACTGCGCTGCCTAGTAATGGGTTTAAGGGTTGGGCTACACGCAAtcatctggggtggatttcacaaaggtagtcctaacttaggactagtcctaggcaatgctacgagataggactggtcctaagttaggaccagtaactcatcccaacttaggactggtcctatctcttagcattgcctaggactagtcctaagttaggactacctttgtgaaatccacccctgattaGTTAAGGGGCTATTGGACTTTTACTAATTTGCAAATCGCTTGTACAAAGGAATGTTGGCAAACTTGACGGAAATTGTCCAAGTACCACCGCAGTGTCTGCAGccacgtacatgtaggcctatagggcctttctcaaaccctGGCTTGGGATCGGGCTCCAGGGCCCAAATTCGTAGCGCTGCTTAACAATAAGCAAATTTTCTTGCTTACtatagcagacaaatttgctaaggtgtaaacttattttacaggttagcaagaaaattaggctgCCATCTTGCACGTTTATCATGGATTTGTAGTGTTACGTCATTGATTTTCATGCAGTGAGCACCGGAAgattagcatgccttttcgtgtgcttaaaagtaccattgcacgctgccagcatgcaatggtacttttcggatggaacgaaaaagcacggtgagtgactcagcgtgcaatggtacttttatttgctatcacatgacggacaatcctccaatcaaatggcaaggatctgggtgttatataaaaccttttaacTTGCCATTTTTCATTCAGGTCACAATACTTGTCAACAATGCAGGAGTTGTGACTGGAAAAATGTTCTTGGACTGTCCTGACCATTTGATCAAAAGAACAATGGACGTCAATATCAGTGCACACTTTTGGGTAAGTCATTTTTAATATTAGGGAATAACTCATGTGCTTTATTTTAATGTGAATGACTTAAAATGTTGAAAGCATTTACAAGCAAAGTACTATAATGTGTCACCGTGGCCACTAGCTTTGGTACAGTATCGTAGAGCCACTGtaaggcagggtgtactttttcGTATACTCAATTTTACCTGGCACTTGATAAAGAGtactggagagctgtttatattttaaaacattactaAAACTACACGCTttgaggtaatgtagttttagagaaagaggaaaattttcacccaaaatttgaatctgagaaaaattaTATGCTACaatacaagggtgttttctgatAAAATCTAAACTTAAACAAATCCCATTTGCAATACAGGTTAAATTGTGCATTGTTATTATCCTTTGCAGACATTGAAAGCATTCCTCCCATCCATGATTGCAAAGAACAAGGGCCACATTGTCAATGTAGCCAGTCTGGCTGGACTATTTGGCATGAAGAATCTGGTAGACTATTGCACCAGCAAGTTTGCTGCTGTGGGCCTGCACGATGCATTGCAGTATGAGCTGGTGTTCTCTGGAAAGACTGGAGTCAAGACTACAGTTGTGTGTCCGTTCTTTATTGACACAGGCATGTTCAGTGGAGTCAAAGTAAAGTGagtgtttgttttgggggttgcTAATACACTTAATCATTTTGAGTTGGCTCGACAGTCTGCAGGTGTacccctcaccttgaagtgactGTTGGGTCTTACAGTGATGTTAGGCAATATCTCATAAATGAAATGCAAAAAATCTCTTAAATAGTTTGAAGTCATACAATCTTGACATGTCATAATCTCTTAAATAGTTTGAAGTCATACAATCTTGACATGTCATTTCTTATTTTGTAATGGTACTAGAGATCCATTGATGACGCTTTCCTTGCTGAAGCCATCGTACGTCATTAGAAACATCATGGATGCTGTCCTTCTGGAGGAAAAGATGTGTATTCTCCCCAGGCTAATCACCTTTGCGGCGTACATTAAATAGTAAGTCAAGTCTAGTTATCAACAGTTAAGGCACACAATATTCAACAGTCTTATGAATTTGACGtggtgtgaatcattgtattgtactttaaaaacatcttttcaactgtatttattttatgacaACATTTTTATAACCCAAAGC contains the following coding sequences:
- the LOC117300611 gene encoding epidermal retinol dehydrogenase 2-like, with protein sequence MSLQAVVFGLLRDLFLIVWYFLEAIVLSVIPRSLRRRKSVAGEIVLITGAGSGIGRLLAHKFSDLGATLVLWDVNETGNQETANQVRENGGTVHDYTVDISVSDNVYNAAEIVKRDVGDVTILVNNAGVVTGKMFLDCPDHLIKRTMDVNISAHFWTLKAFLPSMIAKNKGHIVNVASLAGLFGMKNLVDYCTSKFAAVGLHDALQYELVFSGKTGVKTTVVCPFFIDTGMFSGVKVKDPLMTLSLLKPSYVIRNIMDAVLLEEKMCILPRLITFAAYIKYLLPEKATLLVFRRLGFDVCMESFVGRGKKD